One genomic window of Evansella cellulosilytica DSM 2522 includes the following:
- the lspA gene encoding signal peptidase II, which yields MRYYIVALLILLLDQVTKWLVVQNMNIGESIPIINGLFYITSHRNAGAAFGILQGQLWLFIIITIGVSCVLIYLIQTIKKGMNWYGVSLALLLGGAIGNFTDRLFRGGEVVDFINVYIFSYNFPIFNVADMALNVGVVMMLIHLFKEEKRNKKIAK from the coding sequence ATGAGATATTATATCGTTGCACTATTAATTTTGTTATTAGATCAAGTAACAAAGTGGTTAGTTGTACAAAACATGAATATTGGGGAAAGCATTCCTATCATAAATGGATTATTTTATATCACTTCACATAGAAATGCCGGGGCTGCTTTTGGGATATTGCAAGGTCAGCTATGGTTATTCATCATTATTACAATTGGTGTATCTTGTGTGCTTATTTATTTAATCCAAACAATAAAAAAGGGAATGAACTGGTATGGTGTTTCACTTGCATTATTGTTAGGGGGGGCAATTGGGAACTTTACCGATCGACTTTTTCGAGGGGGAGAAGTTGTTGACTTTATAAACGTATATATTTTCTCCTACAATTTCCCGATTTTTAACGTAGCTGATATGGCATTAAATGTTGGTGTTGTCATGATGCTTATTCATTTATTTAAAGAAGAAAAA